Proteins encoded in a region of the Capra hircus breed San Clemente chromosome 3, ASM170441v1, whole genome shotgun sequence genome:
- the BCL9 gene encoding B-cell CLL/lymphoma 9 protein isoform X2, whose protein sequence is MHSSNPKVRNSPSGNTQSSPKSKQEVMVRPPTVMSPSGNPQLDSKFSNQECNSADHIKSQDPQHTPHSMTPSNATAPRPSTPSHGQTTAPEPTPAQKTPAKVVYVFSTEMANKAAEAVLKGQVETIVSFHIQNISNSKTERSTAPLNTQISALRNDPKPLPQQPPAPANQDQNSSQNTRLQPTPPIPAPAPKPAAPPRPLDRDSPGVENKLIPSVGSPAGSTPLPPDSTGPNSTPNNRAVTPVSQGSNSSSADPKAPPPPPVSSGEPPTLGENPDGLSQEQLEHRERSLQTLRDIQRMLFPDEKEFPGGQSGGPQQNPGVLDGPQKKPEGPIQAMMVQSQSLGKGPGPRTDVGAPFGPQGHRDVPFSPDEMVPPSLNSQSGPIGPDHLDHMTPEQIAWLKLQQEFYEEKRRKQEQVVVQQCSLQDMMVHQHGPRGVVRGPPPPYQMTPGEAWGPGGAEPFADGINMPHSLPPRAMAPHPNMPGSQMRLPGFAGMINSEMEGPNVPNPASRPGLSAVSWPDDVPKIPDGQNFPPSQGVFSGPGRGERFPNPQGLSEEMFQQQLAEKQLGLPPGMSVEGIRPGMEMNRMIPGSQRHVEPGNNPIFPRIPVEGPLSPSRGDFPKGMPPQLGAGRELEFGMVPSGMKGDVSLNVSMGSNSQMLPQKMREAGAGPEEMLKLRAGGADMLPAQQKMVPLPFGEHPQQEYGMGPRPFLPMSQGPGSNSGLRNLREPMGPDQRTNSRLSHMPPLPLNPSNNPTSLNTAPPVQRGLGRKPVDISVAGSQVHSPGINPLKSPTMRQVQSPMLGSPSGNLKSPQTPSQLAGMLAGPAAAASIKSPPVLGSAAASPVHLKSPSLPAPSPGWTSSPKPPLQSPGIPPNHKAPLTMASPAMLASVESGGPPPPTASQSASVSIPGSLPSSTPYTMPPEPTLSQNPLSIMMSRMSKFAMPSSTPLYHDAIKTVASSDDDSPPARSPNLPSMNNMPGMGINTQNPRISGPNPVVPMPTLSPMGMTQPLSHSNQMPSPNAMGPNIPPHGVPMGPGLMSHNPIMGHGSQEPPMVPQGRMGFPQGFPPVQSPPQQVPFPHNGPSGGQGNFPGGMGFPGEGPLGRPSNLPQSSADAALCKPGGPGGPDSFAVLGNSMPSVFTDPDLQEVIRPGATGIPEFDLSRIIPSEKPSQTLQYFPRGEVPGRKQPQGPGPGFSHMQGMMGEQAPRMGLALPGMGGPGPVGTPDIPLGTAPSMPGHNPMRPPAFLQQGMMGPHHRMMSPAQSTMPGQPTLMSNPAAAVGMIPGKERGPAGLYTHPGPVGSPGMMMSMQGMMGPQQNIMIPPQMRPRGMAADVGMGGFSQGPGNPGNMMF, encoded by the exons ATGCATTCCAGTAACCCTAAAGTGAGGAACTCTCCGTCAGGAAACACACAGAG TAGCCCTAAGTCAAAGCAGGAGGTGATGGTCCGTCCCCCTACAGTGATGTCCCCATCTGGAAACCCCCAGCTGGATTCCAAATTCTCCAATCAGG aatgtaATTCTGCTGACCACATAAAGTCCCAGGATCCCCAGCACACGCCACACTCGATGACCCCATCAAATGCTACAGCCCCCAGGCCTTCCACCCCTTCCCATGGCCAGACTACTGCCCCAGAGCCCACACCTGCTCAGAAGACTCCTGCCAAAGTGGTCTATGTGTTTTCTACTGAGATGGCTAATAA GGCTGCAGAAGCCGTATTGAAGGGCCAGGTTGAAACTATCGTCTCTTTCCACATCCAGAACATCTCTAACAGCAAGACAGAGAGAAGCACAGCCCCTCTG AACACACAGATATCTGCCCTTCGAAATGATCCGAAACCTCTCCCACAACAGCCCCCAGCTCCAGCCAACCAGGACCAGAATTCTTCCCAGAACACCAGGCTGCAGCCAACTCCCCCCATTCCGGCACCAGCACCCAAGCCTGCCGCACCCCCTCGTCCCCTGGACCGGGACAGTCCTGGGGTAGAAAACAAACTGATCCCTTCTGTCGGCAGCCCTGCCGGCTCCACTCCACTGCCCCCAGACAGCACCGGGCCGAACTCAACGCCCAACAACCGAGCCGTGACCCCTGTCTCTCAGGGGAGCAATAGCTCTTCAGCAGATCCCAAAGCCCCCCCGCCTCCGCCGGTGTCCAGTGGAGAGCCCCCCACACTGGGGGAGAACCCTGATGGACTATCTCAGGAGCAGCTGGAGCACCGGGAGCGCTCCTTACAAACGCTCAGAGATATCCAGCGAATGCTTTTCCCCGATGAGAAGGAATTCCCAGGAGGACAGAGTGGGGGACCCCAGCAGAACCCTGGGGTATTAGATGGACCTCAGAAAAAACCAGAAGGGCCTATACAGGCCATGATGGTTCAATCCCAAAGCCTAGGTAAGGGACCTGGGCCCCGGACAGACGTGGGGGCTCCGTTTGGCCCTCAAGGACACAGAGATGTGCCCTTTTCTCCAGATGAAATGGTTCCACCCTCTCTGAACTCCCAGTCTGGGCCCATCGGACCCGACCATCTGGATCACATGACCCCTGAGCAGATAGCATGGCTGAAATTGCAGCAGGAGTTctatgaagaaaagagaaggaagcaggagCAAGTGGTCGTGCAGCAGTGCTCCCTCCAGGACATGATGGTCCATCAGCACGGGCCGCGGGGAGTGGTCCGAGGGCCGCCCCCTCCGTACCAGATGACCCCTGGTGAGGCTTGGGGGCCGGGGGGCGCAGAGCCCTTTGCCGACGGGATCAACATGCCCCATTCTCTGCCCCCGAGGGCCATGGCTCCCCACCCCAACATGCCAGGGAGCCAAATGCGCCTCCCTGGGTTTGCAGGAATGATAAATTCTGAGATGGAGGGGCCCAATGTCCCCAACCCAGCATCGCGACCAGGTCTTTCTGCAGTCAGCTGGCCAGACGATGTGCCAAAAATCCCAGACGGTCAAAACTTCCCGCCTAGCCAGGGCGTCTTCAGTGGTCCTGGCCGAGGGGAGCGCTTCCCAAACCCCCAAGGATTGTCTGAAGAGATGTTTCAACAGCAGCTGGCAGAGAAGCAGCTGGGATTGCCCCCGGGGATGAGCGTGGAAGGTATCAGGCCTGGAATGGAGATGAACAGGATGATCCCAGGCTCCCAGCGCCATGTGGAGCCAGGGAATAATCCCATCTTCCCGCGAATACCAGTGGAGGGCCCACTGAGCCCTTCCAGGGGTGACTTTCCAAAAGGAATGCCCCCGCAGCTGGGCGCTGGCCGGGAACTCGAGTTTGGGATGGTTCCCAGTGGGATGAAGGGAGATGTCAGTCTAAATGTCAGCATGGGATCCAACTCTCAGATGTTACCTCAGAAGATGAGAGAGGCTGGGGCGGGGCCCGAGGAGATGCTGAAGCTCCGTGCGGGTGGCGCAGACATGCTGCCTGCTCAGCAAAAGATGGTGCCTCTGCCGTTTGGCGAGCACCCGCAGCAAGAGTATGGCATGGGCCCCAGGCCGTTCCTCCCCATGTCTCAGGGTCCAGGCAGCAACAGTGGCTTGCGGAATCTCAGAGAACCCATGGGGCCTGACCAAAGGACTAACAGCCGGCTCAGTCATATGCCACCACTACCTCTCAACCCTTCCAATAACCCCACTAGCCTCAACACAGCTCCTCCCGTTCAGCGCGGCCTGGGGCGGAAGCCCGTGGATATATCTGTGGCAGGCAGCCAGGTGCATTCCCCAGGCATCAACCCTCTGAAATCTCCCACGATGCGCCAAGTCCAGTCACCGATGCTGGGCTCACCCTCGGGGAACCTCAAGTCCCCCCAGACTCCATCGCAGCTGGCAGGCATGCTGGCAGGCCCAGCTGCCGCTGCTTCCATTAAGTCCCCGCCCGTCTTGGGGTCTGCTGCTGCTTCGCCTGTTCACCTCAAGTCTCCATCACTTCCCGCCCCGTCACCTGGATGGACCTCGTCTCCAAAACCTCCCCTTCAGAGTCCTGGGATCCCTCCAAACCACAAAGCGCCCCTCACCATGGCCTCCCCAGCCATGCTGGCAAGTGTAGAGTCAG GTGGCCCCCCACCTCCTACAGCCAGCCAGTCTGCCTCTGTGAGTATCCCGGGAAGTCTTCCCTCTAGTACACCTTACACCATGCCTCCAGAGCCGACCCTTTCCCAGAACCCACTGTCTATTATGATGTCTCGAATGTCCAAGTTTGCAATGCCCAGTTCTACCCCGTTATACCACGATGCCATCAAGACCGTGGCCAGCTCAGATGACGACTCCCCTCCAGCTCGTTCTCCCAACTTGCCATCAATGAATAATATGCCAG gaaTGGGCATTAATACACAGAATCCTCGAATTTCAGGTCCAAACCCCGTGGTTCCAATGCCAACCCTCAGCCCAATGGGAATGACCCAGCCACTTTCTCACTCCAATCAGATGCCCTCTCCGAACGCCATGGGACCCAACATACCTCCTCATGGAGTCCCTATGGGGCCTGGTTTGATGTCACACAATCCTATCATGGGGCATGGGTCCCAGGAGCCTCCAATGGTACCTCAAGGACGCATGGGTTTTCCCCAGGGTTTCCCTCCAGTTCAGTCTCCTCCACAGCAGGTTCCATTTCCTCACAATGGCCCCAGTGGGGGGCAGGGCAACTTCCCAGGAGGGATGGGTTTCCCAGGAGAAGGGCCTCTTGGCCGCCCCAGCAACCTGCCCCAAAGTTCAGCAGATGCAGCACTTTGCAAGCCTGGAGGCCCAGGGGGTCCTGACTCCTTCGCTGTCCTGGGAAACAGCATGCCTTCAGTGTTTACAGACCCAGATCTACAGGAGGTCATCCGACCTGGAGCCACCGGAATACCTGAGTTTGACCTGTCTCGCATTATCCCATCTGAGAAGCCTAGCCAGACACTGCAATATTTCCCTCGAGGGGAAGTCCCAGGCCGTAAACAGCCCCAGGGTCCTGGACCTGGGTTTTCGCACATGCAGGGGATGATGGGTGAACAAGCCCCCAGAATGGGACTAGCATTACCTGGCATGGGAGGTCCAGGGCCCGTGGGAACTCCAGACATCCCTCTTGGTACAGCTCCGTCCATGCCAGGCCACAACCCTATGAGACCACCAGCCTTTCTCCAGCAAGGCATGATGGGACCTCACCATCGGATGATGTCACCAGCACAATCTACAATGCCCGGCCAGCCCACCCTGATGAGCAATCCTGCTGCTGCCGTGGGCATGATTCCTGGCAAGGAGCGGGGGCCTGCCGGGCTCTACACTCACCCTGGGCCTGTGGGCTCTCCAGGCATGATGATGTCCATGCAGGGCATGATGGGACCCCAACAGAACATCATGATCCCCCCACAGATGAGGCCCCGGGGCATGGCCGCTGACGTGGGCATGGGTGGATTCAGCCAAGGACCTGGCAACCCAGGAAACATgatgttttaa
- the BCL9 gene encoding B-cell CLL/lymphoma 9 protein isoform X1, with product MHSSNPKVRNSPSGNTQSSPKSKQEVMVRPPTVMSPSGNPQLDSKFSNQGKQGGSTSQSQPSPCDSKSGGHTPKALPGPGGSMGLKNGAGNGAKGKGKRERSISADSFDQRDPGTPNDDSDMKECNSADHIKSQDPQHTPHSMTPSNATAPRPSTPSHGQTTAPEPTPAQKTPAKVVYVFSTEMANKAAEAVLKGQVETIVSFHIQNISNSKTERSTAPLNTQISALRNDPKPLPQQPPAPANQDQNSSQNTRLQPTPPIPAPAPKPAAPPRPLDRDSPGVENKLIPSVGSPAGSTPLPPDSTGPNSTPNNRAVTPVSQGSNSSSADPKAPPPPPVSSGEPPTLGENPDGLSQEQLEHRERSLQTLRDIQRMLFPDEKEFPGGQSGGPQQNPGVLDGPQKKPEGPIQAMMVQSQSLGKGPGPRTDVGAPFGPQGHRDVPFSPDEMVPPSLNSQSGPIGPDHLDHMTPEQIAWLKLQQEFYEEKRRKQEQVVVQQCSLQDMMVHQHGPRGVVRGPPPPYQMTPGEAWGPGGAEPFADGINMPHSLPPRAMAPHPNMPGSQMRLPGFAGMINSEMEGPNVPNPASRPGLSAVSWPDDVPKIPDGQNFPPSQGVFSGPGRGERFPNPQGLSEEMFQQQLAEKQLGLPPGMSVEGIRPGMEMNRMIPGSQRHVEPGNNPIFPRIPVEGPLSPSRGDFPKGMPPQLGAGRELEFGMVPSGMKGDVSLNVSMGSNSQMLPQKMREAGAGPEEMLKLRAGGADMLPAQQKMVPLPFGEHPQQEYGMGPRPFLPMSQGPGSNSGLRNLREPMGPDQRTNSRLSHMPPLPLNPSNNPTSLNTAPPVQRGLGRKPVDISVAGSQVHSPGINPLKSPTMRQVQSPMLGSPSGNLKSPQTPSQLAGMLAGPAAAASIKSPPVLGSAAASPVHLKSPSLPAPSPGWTSSPKPPLQSPGIPPNHKAPLTMASPAMLASVESGGPPPPTASQSASVSIPGSLPSSTPYTMPPEPTLSQNPLSIMMSRMSKFAMPSSTPLYHDAIKTVASSDDDSPPARSPNLPSMNNMPGMGINTQNPRISGPNPVVPMPTLSPMGMTQPLSHSNQMPSPNAMGPNIPPHGVPMGPGLMSHNPIMGHGSQEPPMVPQGRMGFPQGFPPVQSPPQQVPFPHNGPSGGQGNFPGGMGFPGEGPLGRPSNLPQSSADAALCKPGGPGGPDSFAVLGNSMPSVFTDPDLQEVIRPGATGIPEFDLSRIIPSEKPSQTLQYFPRGEVPGRKQPQGPGPGFSHMQGMMGEQAPRMGLALPGMGGPGPVGTPDIPLGTAPSMPGHNPMRPPAFLQQGMMGPHHRMMSPAQSTMPGQPTLMSNPAAAVGMIPGKERGPAGLYTHPGPVGSPGMMMSMQGMMGPQQNIMIPPQMRPRGMAADVGMGGFSQGPGNPGNMMF from the exons ATGCATTCCAGTAACCCTAAAGTGAGGAACTCTCCGTCAGGAAACACACAGAG TAGCCCTAAGTCAAAGCAGGAGGTGATGGTCCGTCCCCCTACAGTGATGTCCCCATCTGGAAACCCCCAGCTGGATTCCAAATTCTCCAATCAGGGTAAACAGGGGGGCTCAACCAGCCAATCCCAGCCATCCCCCTGTGACTCCAAGAGTGGGGGCCATACCCCTAAAGCACTCCCTGGCCCAGGTGGGAGCATGGGGCTGAAGAATGGGGCTGGAAATGGTGCCAAGGGCAAGGGGAAAAGGGAGCGAAGTATTTCCGCCGACTCCTTTGATCAGAGAGATCCTGGGACTCCAAACGATGACTCTGACATGAAAG aatgtaATTCTGCTGACCACATAAAGTCCCAGGATCCCCAGCACACGCCACACTCGATGACCCCATCAAATGCTACAGCCCCCAGGCCTTCCACCCCTTCCCATGGCCAGACTACTGCCCCAGAGCCCACACCTGCTCAGAAGACTCCTGCCAAAGTGGTCTATGTGTTTTCTACTGAGATGGCTAATAA GGCTGCAGAAGCCGTATTGAAGGGCCAGGTTGAAACTATCGTCTCTTTCCACATCCAGAACATCTCTAACAGCAAGACAGAGAGAAGCACAGCCCCTCTG AACACACAGATATCTGCCCTTCGAAATGATCCGAAACCTCTCCCACAACAGCCCCCAGCTCCAGCCAACCAGGACCAGAATTCTTCCCAGAACACCAGGCTGCAGCCAACTCCCCCCATTCCGGCACCAGCACCCAAGCCTGCCGCACCCCCTCGTCCCCTGGACCGGGACAGTCCTGGGGTAGAAAACAAACTGATCCCTTCTGTCGGCAGCCCTGCCGGCTCCACTCCACTGCCCCCAGACAGCACCGGGCCGAACTCAACGCCCAACAACCGAGCCGTGACCCCTGTCTCTCAGGGGAGCAATAGCTCTTCAGCAGATCCCAAAGCCCCCCCGCCTCCGCCGGTGTCCAGTGGAGAGCCCCCCACACTGGGGGAGAACCCTGATGGACTATCTCAGGAGCAGCTGGAGCACCGGGAGCGCTCCTTACAAACGCTCAGAGATATCCAGCGAATGCTTTTCCCCGATGAGAAGGAATTCCCAGGAGGACAGAGTGGGGGACCCCAGCAGAACCCTGGGGTATTAGATGGACCTCAGAAAAAACCAGAAGGGCCTATACAGGCCATGATGGTTCAATCCCAAAGCCTAGGTAAGGGACCTGGGCCCCGGACAGACGTGGGGGCTCCGTTTGGCCCTCAAGGACACAGAGATGTGCCCTTTTCTCCAGATGAAATGGTTCCACCCTCTCTGAACTCCCAGTCTGGGCCCATCGGACCCGACCATCTGGATCACATGACCCCTGAGCAGATAGCATGGCTGAAATTGCAGCAGGAGTTctatgaagaaaagagaaggaagcaggagCAAGTGGTCGTGCAGCAGTGCTCCCTCCAGGACATGATGGTCCATCAGCACGGGCCGCGGGGAGTGGTCCGAGGGCCGCCCCCTCCGTACCAGATGACCCCTGGTGAGGCTTGGGGGCCGGGGGGCGCAGAGCCCTTTGCCGACGGGATCAACATGCCCCATTCTCTGCCCCCGAGGGCCATGGCTCCCCACCCCAACATGCCAGGGAGCCAAATGCGCCTCCCTGGGTTTGCAGGAATGATAAATTCTGAGATGGAGGGGCCCAATGTCCCCAACCCAGCATCGCGACCAGGTCTTTCTGCAGTCAGCTGGCCAGACGATGTGCCAAAAATCCCAGACGGTCAAAACTTCCCGCCTAGCCAGGGCGTCTTCAGTGGTCCTGGCCGAGGGGAGCGCTTCCCAAACCCCCAAGGATTGTCTGAAGAGATGTTTCAACAGCAGCTGGCAGAGAAGCAGCTGGGATTGCCCCCGGGGATGAGCGTGGAAGGTATCAGGCCTGGAATGGAGATGAACAGGATGATCCCAGGCTCCCAGCGCCATGTGGAGCCAGGGAATAATCCCATCTTCCCGCGAATACCAGTGGAGGGCCCACTGAGCCCTTCCAGGGGTGACTTTCCAAAAGGAATGCCCCCGCAGCTGGGCGCTGGCCGGGAACTCGAGTTTGGGATGGTTCCCAGTGGGATGAAGGGAGATGTCAGTCTAAATGTCAGCATGGGATCCAACTCTCAGATGTTACCTCAGAAGATGAGAGAGGCTGGGGCGGGGCCCGAGGAGATGCTGAAGCTCCGTGCGGGTGGCGCAGACATGCTGCCTGCTCAGCAAAAGATGGTGCCTCTGCCGTTTGGCGAGCACCCGCAGCAAGAGTATGGCATGGGCCCCAGGCCGTTCCTCCCCATGTCTCAGGGTCCAGGCAGCAACAGTGGCTTGCGGAATCTCAGAGAACCCATGGGGCCTGACCAAAGGACTAACAGCCGGCTCAGTCATATGCCACCACTACCTCTCAACCCTTCCAATAACCCCACTAGCCTCAACACAGCTCCTCCCGTTCAGCGCGGCCTGGGGCGGAAGCCCGTGGATATATCTGTGGCAGGCAGCCAGGTGCATTCCCCAGGCATCAACCCTCTGAAATCTCCCACGATGCGCCAAGTCCAGTCACCGATGCTGGGCTCACCCTCGGGGAACCTCAAGTCCCCCCAGACTCCATCGCAGCTGGCAGGCATGCTGGCAGGCCCAGCTGCCGCTGCTTCCATTAAGTCCCCGCCCGTCTTGGGGTCTGCTGCTGCTTCGCCTGTTCACCTCAAGTCTCCATCACTTCCCGCCCCGTCACCTGGATGGACCTCGTCTCCAAAACCTCCCCTTCAGAGTCCTGGGATCCCTCCAAACCACAAAGCGCCCCTCACCATGGCCTCCCCAGCCATGCTGGCAAGTGTAGAGTCAG GTGGCCCCCCACCTCCTACAGCCAGCCAGTCTGCCTCTGTGAGTATCCCGGGAAGTCTTCCCTCTAGTACACCTTACACCATGCCTCCAGAGCCGACCCTTTCCCAGAACCCACTGTCTATTATGATGTCTCGAATGTCCAAGTTTGCAATGCCCAGTTCTACCCCGTTATACCACGATGCCATCAAGACCGTGGCCAGCTCAGATGACGACTCCCCTCCAGCTCGTTCTCCCAACTTGCCATCAATGAATAATATGCCAG gaaTGGGCATTAATACACAGAATCCTCGAATTTCAGGTCCAAACCCCGTGGTTCCAATGCCAACCCTCAGCCCAATGGGAATGACCCAGCCACTTTCTCACTCCAATCAGATGCCCTCTCCGAACGCCATGGGACCCAACATACCTCCTCATGGAGTCCCTATGGGGCCTGGTTTGATGTCACACAATCCTATCATGGGGCATGGGTCCCAGGAGCCTCCAATGGTACCTCAAGGACGCATGGGTTTTCCCCAGGGTTTCCCTCCAGTTCAGTCTCCTCCACAGCAGGTTCCATTTCCTCACAATGGCCCCAGTGGGGGGCAGGGCAACTTCCCAGGAGGGATGGGTTTCCCAGGAGAAGGGCCTCTTGGCCGCCCCAGCAACCTGCCCCAAAGTTCAGCAGATGCAGCACTTTGCAAGCCTGGAGGCCCAGGGGGTCCTGACTCCTTCGCTGTCCTGGGAAACAGCATGCCTTCAGTGTTTACAGACCCAGATCTACAGGAGGTCATCCGACCTGGAGCCACCGGAATACCTGAGTTTGACCTGTCTCGCATTATCCCATCTGAGAAGCCTAGCCAGACACTGCAATATTTCCCTCGAGGGGAAGTCCCAGGCCGTAAACAGCCCCAGGGTCCTGGACCTGGGTTTTCGCACATGCAGGGGATGATGGGTGAACAAGCCCCCAGAATGGGACTAGCATTACCTGGCATGGGAGGTCCAGGGCCCGTGGGAACTCCAGACATCCCTCTTGGTACAGCTCCGTCCATGCCAGGCCACAACCCTATGAGACCACCAGCCTTTCTCCAGCAAGGCATGATGGGACCTCACCATCGGATGATGTCACCAGCACAATCTACAATGCCCGGCCAGCCCACCCTGATGAGCAATCCTGCTGCTGCCGTGGGCATGATTCCTGGCAAGGAGCGGGGGCCTGCCGGGCTCTACACTCACCCTGGGCCTGTGGGCTCTCCAGGCATGATGATGTCCATGCAGGGCATGATGGGACCCCAACAGAACATCATGATCCCCCCACAGATGAGGCCCCGGGGCATGGCCGCTGACGTGGGCATGGGTGGATTCAGCCAAGGACCTGGCAACCCAGGAAACATgatgttttaa